CACATTTTATTCATGTATGATATATTGCTTGGTCTGtaacttgaaaaatattgtgGAACATGGAGCTGGAGATGGTAATTTTATTGtagaaaatgtttgaattttgtaatttgGAAGCTTGAAGCagtcatacatatatatacatagtagGATCTATGAAGTTACTGTTGACACTGATTTCTTTCATAAAATCTTGTTTCAGCATTCAACAATCTAACAAAAGACCTAGCAACATTATATCATTTTCTGATatgagttaatattaattatacttttaatctaataaaattagataattaaatagttaaataataatttatagatggGCTAAAAAATTGCATTGAATTGTAGAGTTGTTTCGTCTTTTTAGACCACATTTATGTCGGTTGATGTTTCAGAGGGAAAAAAGATGATCAGAGCAAGGTAATGTGTCAGAGAAGCTTCATTGCTAACGATGGTGTCGGATTTGACGTTAacaattgaaaactaaaccctaagaggaGGAGGGGGGGTGTAGCTTAGTGaggaaataattaatttttaggatttatgggagaaaataaaataaaattttaaggagttaagtttccgttaattttaaccgtttatagatgggtaaatgagattttcaaagttaataaatagaaattgagataataacatactttgagcatgaataagtcctttgaccgattctttattttcatcatataatttagtgattttgaatCACCCATATATACACGGACCAGTCATggatatatatacaaatattccCCGCATGTTGAGGTGAATATGCTGTTGTTTAGATCAGAGTGCTTGTATCCTAGTACAGGGAAGATCAGATTCATGGAGTTTGCAGAATTGTTGACTCCTGCAAAAAGGGTCTGAAGAATTAAAGGGAATGAGCCCTTAAATCAACACGCCACCCGTAGCTGCCACCCACCCTTAGTGATAATATCCACCTCTTCGTATTCATCCTGTAAGCTACATATTCCAAGACAAGCAATGAAAATCTGGTGAAATGTAAATTATACATTTCAGTTATTGATATAAGTAGAATAACTGAGAGCAATATGTTCTTTGAACCTGTCCAGCATCTTCACAGATGAAATAAAGTGGCCTTTATGACCCTTCAAAGCTGCAACGCCAAGGACTTCTCAGGATGAGGCCAGTACGTCTGCACTCGTAGGATAGTTGCTTTTCTTTAGCTACCCTTTTTGTACCCATTAATAGATTCTGGAGCCAGATATTGTTTGATTACTCGAGGCATAATGGAGAGACTAAGGGTAAATCCTTTTACAATAGCTCAAAAGTTTAAGACTGAGTTGTCAAATGGATAATATGTGATCAGTGATAACGTATTAATGGGAGAGTCAATAATTATGAAGGGTAGAAAATTGTTGGTTGATTTGATTGTATTCGACATGTTCAACTTTGCCACaatattaaagatgaaattttcagaaaattatggaattgaaattgacaatcaagtgaaaaaaaaccctaatttagtTAAAACGATGGAGATGAGTTTGCTTTCTATGAAAGACATTTGCATGGTATGATAATTACTTGGGTGAAGGCTACGAAAATGTCTTATAGAGGACTACTGTCATCAAACAATGACCAAGACACGCACGCCAGTGCTCCTAGCCTTGCGACAACTACCATTGTCGCGCCTATTTAAGCTACAAGGAATAAGGTTTCCTAAGATAAACTAATTTTGATGAAAAGCTAAAATGTTGTAAGATAAACCAATTTTGAGAAGATTCATCTAATGAAAATAGATATCATTTGTGGGTTTCAgtaagagaagaagagatttAGAAAAGTAAATTATTGATTGGAATAAAGATGGTCaccaaaggaagagaaaaatatcccagatataaaataatcattttttaaattttggatgagagaaaattattaaatttgtaaaccTAAAgaagtaaatgatattttatttttttaaaaataaaaaggtgaaaatttaggaaaaaagtaattttggattggaataagtctttcgaccttattttttatacaaaaaaacttattctataagagtaatattatgtatataatttttaatatataatttagttataaaaatgatatgttatctttgaatgttacttttttttaattcaaatttatccaatcatataattacatatcatctgtatacctaaattacatataaaaatatatatatacatggttctattgatgagagaaaatactAAGTATAAATAAGCTTTTTTTATAACAGAAAACCTTACCCAAATCAAATTGTCACATTTGAGCCTTCTCCTTtgctcttttctcttctttagaAAAATTATCACTAAATCCATAGAAAAAAACGACCTTtcacattaataattaatacatGTTCTAATCAAACTTCATTATTAACGAAAATGATGCCCTTCGTTGTCTCACCAAACTGACAAAGGCGACCGTGTCTGAATTTAGCCCAATACATGTTGGCTGTTGGATTCCCCGACACACTTCTGTTTTGCAAATCACAACTCAAATATCTCATCTTGTATCTCAATTTTGTTATTCCTGCCTACTTGTTCTGTAGTTGAAGGAATAGAAGAAAGTAGAAACTTATGGAAGAGTTAAGATTAGACAAATGGGGTTACGAAGTCAATACTCGTTCTGATTCTTGCCTTTCTGACATCAACGCATACTATCATCAggttccatttttttttctttttcaaattgaagttTGTGGATTTGTTTTTGGGCCTCTAGAAATGTGATTTATTTCGGTGTTTAACGGTTTGTTGATTTATCAAGGTTCTTAGTTACGGGAGAGAAAGGCGTGTGATATTGGCAGCGGCAGAACATGATAAAGATTGCGTTTTGGCTAACATTTTGGCTGCTCATTTCATGGCTTCCAACGATCCTTCTAAAGCTTCTGCTTATCTTGACGCAGCCAAGTCTCGTCTTGtaagttgttagttttttccttttaattgcAGAAAATTTCGAAATTATCatggaaaataatcaattgaGACAGCTGAACGTAGGATATTGTCCATTGGATTTCTATTTAGGCTTTTTCATGCTTGAATTTTCTTGTTAACAGGATGGAGCAACCCCATATGAGAAGGCGGTTTTCAGTGCCGTCAGCTGTTTGCTTTCTAAGGACAGAGACGATGATGTAGCTGTTGACTCGCACTTTAAGGTGGGGAAGAGCTTAAAAGTTCACCTATCTTCTTAATTGTCTAATACAGTATAAAACTTGCTAAATCTTCTAATTAAATGACTAGGCAATGAATTTTGTTAGTCAGAAAGCACTTAATTATTGTTGCATAATTATTGCATGATGTAGATATCTTGTTATTCCTCAAAACACCGATGTGATTTAATATTGCTTCCATCCTATAATTACCAAATTTGTAATAATTCTGGAGTTGAaagtattatattaaaaaatgggccatatagttgaaatatttttcatggGAGGCACATTTAACTGGCAGATGGTATAGCCTTCTCTTATTTTAATGTCAAGCTTAAAAGATTCTTATTTATGAAGTTATGAATATTTCCTGCTTTTGAGACAATTGAGTTGAGTTTCTATCTTGATGTGTTATTCAGATTCATTTTTCATtgcaaatgatatttatgtcttttgcAGCTCCTGAAAGTTTTCCCAAGAGATCTGGTTTCTCTGAAAAGGGCCCAAGTGCTCTGCTTCTACATGGGTCGCCCTGATCTGTCTTTGGCCTTTGTTGAACAGGTGCTCTGCTTTAAGCTTAATGAATTGTGTTCAAGGTTCTTTGAGTAACGTGCAACAATGAATGCTTATTAAATCTTTTGAATAGCAACTTCTTGCTTGTattgaattaatgaaataagagacttatattttatacattataTGATTAGAAGATACATGTCCTCTAAAGCAACAGTTATTTATAAAAACCACTTTGAGTTGTGTTATCTCATTGGGTTatagtgattttaaaattaataggttcTACCATATAATCAACTAGAAGACTATGTATATGGTACGCTTGCTTTTTCTTTACTAGAGCTGGGACGAATGGAAGATGCTGAGAAAGCTGCAAAAAAAGGATTTGAGATCAGCAAGCAAGACGTCTGGGCTCAACATGCTGTGAGTTGTCATTatgattttcatcttttaagAAACTTACGTTTgacttttttataaatttcagcTCAATTTTTGTACATTATCTTATTCTAATTTAGATATTGACGGCACGATTCTTCCACCTCATTCGAAGCCTCCCAAAGTTTGACGTCCTTTATTAGTTTTCACCACATCAGTTTTAGAATTatgaaacaaaaatgataatgaataaatttaagttgCCACTACGGAGTGTGGACCGGACTAAAGAATCTTTCTTTCATCATTCTAGTTTATTACAACAAGAAGCTCTTACCATCTTCAAATATGGATTTGCATGTAGTTGTGTCATGTTCTTCAATATGAATGCCATTTCCAAGAAGCAGTACATTTCATGGAAGAATGCTCATCCTCATGGAGTTCTTGCTCATCATTCATGTATgtatattaattcattaaattgttttatccatattttagtttcctttttgttttatgatttggtgtaaatcttttaaatattcagGTATACACACAATTGGTGGCATGTCTCCCTTTGTTACTTGGAAGGTCATTTTCCAATGAGTAAAGTCCTAGAGGTTTATGACAATCATATCTGGAAGGAGTTGGAAAGAATTGATGCAACGCTTCCAGAGGTACgttattttgttcaaaatatGATGAAGTTTTTTTATTGCAAGTTTTCACATCTTCTGCATTTAGGTGTACCTCAATGCCTTGGGTTTGTTGTTGCGGGTTCATGTACAAGGCAAACTTGACATCTTTGGGGACCGTCTGAGGATCTTGGCAGCTTGTGTAAGAGATGAAGTGAGTAGACTACCCAAaagtttatagttttttataagAAGTGTAACTAACTTGTTTTGAGAAAGAGTTCAATTCACTCGGGTTCCAGATGATATAAGAGACTATTGTTAGaagatttattatgattatCGTAGCTTCTTTTTATCTATATACTGCTTACTAGATCAAGtttatttttgtgattgttattttttcatttctagaTTTGCTCATTTACCCATTTTTTGGAGCATATTGAATGTTTTTCCTTCAGgaaactcaattttgttttaaacatCTAGTATCTATTTTATTCACCGTGGTTACATCAATATGAAATTGTATTTCTGGGAATATGTTTATGCTTGGATAAACATAAATACACATATGTAGAGACAGTGTGGAAGTGTGAACAATAATGTATATTGTCCTTAGTAGCTTGTTTTTAATTAGCAAGTTACATAAAGGTCATTGTCAATTATGATATGGCTTATGCAGATTATGATCTTGTCTTCCTTTAGTAAGTGTATGTTTTGCTGGTATGGCAGGTACCTGGTCTAACAAAGAGTGTAGCAGTTCATCTCATTGTAGTTTTCCTCTTTATGTAGATCAAATAGgaggaaaatttgaaaagtattttatgtttataatttggGAGATAGTTACATCAGCATATGGTTCTAATATGTGAAAggataaattttattcttagaTTGCATGTTAGGGTAATATAAACTTGAAATAGAGCACATTCTTCCACTGCagattttcttaaaatgatgtttattctaattttatcaCTACTGACCACATGTATATGCtcttcaacaattttttgtttaatttgtttgcaTTATATAATATTCTGCTTTTCTACATGTTAACTAGGCCAATTGGTATTTAGAGTGGCATCTCGATGTGTTGATATTATGGGCATTAGCTTTTACTGGAGAACTTTCTAAAGCAGAAGATTTGCTCAAAGGCCTGAAGTCAAGGTTAGAAGGATTTACTTCCCTTGTATATTTTTTGTGCAGCCAACACTTTGTCATTTCTACTATTTTTCTTCATGCAGATTTTCTATGATGAtcaagaagaaacaaaatataatgcAGATAGGATTACAGGTTCATAGTGATTTTGCCACTTACCATAAACTTCGTCTCACCTTCTTCACTCATGCTTTCTGTTATTATTGATCATGTAACTTTAGCTGTTTCTTGTTAGACAGCTAGAGGCTTGACGTTTTCATATTTAGCTTAACATAGGACTTCTGTGGTAATGCTATTATGATGGAAAAATCTGCATCCTGCCACAGGCTTTGCATCTTAGCTCTTGTAATATCATACTACTCTTATTTGAGTATTGTCACTCTTTTAGACCTTATTTATCCTATTTTGCTTCACACAGCTTGCAGAAGCCCTATATGAATACGGAAGGGGTAATGACCATAAAGCATTGGAATTACTTGGCCCAGATTTTGATGCCAATTTCTGTAAGGTATTATTACCAAGTAAAATTTGTGTTTCTGGATTCTGGCTCAATGTTGAACCACTTAAGACAAATACTAATTTAACTTCTTTATGCTTAGATGATTGGGGCTTCCGATGAGCAGCTAGATGTGTTTAATGAAGTTTGGTACATTATGTTGCTAAATACTGGACAAGCTGCTAAAGGTATGAAACGAAAccaactctatatatatattctaactTCTCAATGACTATATTCTGACTGCATGTTTGAATTGCAGCCATAGAAGTAATTGAGAAGCGGATTAAGAAGAGAGAAGGGGCCCCTTTCATGTGGCGTCTTCTGGTATAGCTCTGTTTTCATATGTTACTGTATTTTATATGTTACAGCTAAATCTAGATGAACAAATATTGTTGCAACCTTCGTTCAGGAAAGAGCTTATCAGATGACAAACAGTCAGAAAGCGGCAATTGCTGGAGAAAAGGCCATGGCTTTAGAAGCTGCCTAATTCAAATAGCCCACAACATTAATGTAGAGGTTGAATCATGTTCACCCTATTCTGCcagaaaaattagtaaataaatggTACATACTGGATCCCTTTTTTCCAGCATTTACTGTGACCACTACTTATCATGtaataaatatttgtgtaaATGCAACTTGGAGCTCAATggaattgtataattttatcattatataattgtttatggatacgaaaagaagaaaaaagtacGGAACCTTCCCTATAAGCCCTGCTTGACCATTTCCCAGTTCAGGAAGAAGTGTGTATCAAGTTATGGCTTGCCCCAAGTGGGTGAAGCCTGtatagatttatataaataaagatttatttaaataaatcaagagtttattcttgaaatatgtcctaaaaaattttaatttgcagTGCTACTCCGGTCATCCCTAGTGGCTATATAGGGATGATTTAAgtgttgatgatgatggaaGATCATCAATTATTGACCATTTAAATGAAAGGCAAAGCAAAAACAGGCCAAGAGTATTGACATTCTTTTCATACCAAACATCAATCCTCCATTTACAAGTCCGTCAAACTCAAACCCCACCACATGTGCATTTGCAGATGGATCCATTCACAACCCCTCACACATCAAGTCAAATCAATTCACTTCTGTCTTGACACGTCACTGACGTTCGACACGTCTCGGCTGTTTCCGATTCTTTTCAGCTCCTCTACTATTTCCTTAGCGTCCGGACGGTCATCTTTATCAGCGGCGACACACCGGAACGCCAGTTCAGCAACCGCATCAACACCGTCCACTGCCTCCTCATCATCTACCAAAGCTGGGTCCACCACCTGATGGAGCATTCCCAGCTGGATCTTCGACACCACTAAATCCGCCAATGCCACCTCACGCTTATCTCTAGTCTGATCCACCGCTTTCAACCCGGAAATCAACTCCAACAGCACCACACCAAAACTGTACACGTCACTCTTTTCAGTCAACCGGAAAGACCGGTGATAATCCGGGTCTAAATACCCGGGTGTACCCTGAGGTCCAGTACACACGAATCCAGAACTTGAAGACGACGTCGTGTCAGGAAGAACCATAAGCCTTGACAACCCGAAATCTCCAACCTTTATTCTCATGTCTTTCTCAACAAAGATATTTGACGTTGTGATATCTCTGTGAACAATTGGTGGCACAACTGAGAAATGCAAGTACTCGAGAGCTAAAGCCGTTTGCAGGGCAATGTCGAGCCTTACTTGCCACGTTAAAGACCCTTTACGATGCAAGCTATTTGATCCATGGAGATGATCTGCAAGAGTTCCATTAGTGATATATTCATAAACTAAAAGTAATCCTCTCGGGTCGCTGCAGTACCCGTGAAGTTTGATGAGATTCGGGTGATTAATGGAGGACAAAATCAAGATTTCGTTGCAGAAAGATTTGGTAGAGAAGGCTTTGGTACAAGATGGTGTGTTGCGCTGTTTACAGTGGAGATATTTCACCGCAACGATTCGGCCATCAAAGAGTTGACCTAAGTAGACTGAACCAAACCCTCCATCACCGATTTTCCGCTTCGCGTCGAACTTATTAGTAGAAAATTCGAGCTCTTCGAAGGTGAAGACTGGAGGTAGGAGACTAGCTGAGCGGTGACGGTGAAGAAAGAGAGTTGTTGGATCTTCCTCCGTGGCAGATTTGAACTGTCTAGACCAAAAAATAGCTATGCCAACTGAAAATGCAAATAGCAAACATGTTAATGCTAAGATGATACTTATAATTGAGATACGATTCCGGTTGGTTTCATGGATCCAAGGAGGGGATAAGCTAGATTTGGAGTGGAAACATATAAACGGCTTGTTGGGGTGCGAGGAGTTGAAGCCACAAACACCTTTTTGAGCTTGGCAAGATTTGCAGCTTGAAAAGTAAGAGTCTTGAGCTTCATCATACTCAACTTGGATACCCTCAGATTCCAAGAAATTATCAAGAAAATCCAAGATGTCATTTTGACAACCCTGCTCAGATGAGAGATCAAAACGGTGAGTAGATTCACAGTCATGGACAAGCGTAGCTGGGTTCTTGACGAGCTTGCATTCAAACGGACAATGGCTACAATTGGGAAGATTTAGAGGGGAGCAAGAACGAAGAACAGAGAGGCGAGAGCAAGAAGCGTCGGAGACTCGAAAAGGCGAGCCGGAGAAATTGATAGAGCGGTCAGGTAGAGCAAGCAAATGCAAAGAAGAACAAGCATTAGG
This sequence is a window from Mangifera indica cultivar Alphonso chromosome 5, CATAS_Mindica_2.1, whole genome shotgun sequence. Protein-coding genes within it:
- the LOC123216912 gene encoding tetratricopeptide repeat protein 38, which translates into the protein MEELRLDKWGYEVNTRSDSCLSDINAYYHQVLSYGRERRVILAAAEHDKDCVLANILAAHFMASNDPSKASAYLDAAKSRLDGATPYEKAVFSAVSCLLSKDRDDDVAVDSHFKLLKVFPRDLVSLKRAQVLCFYMGRPDLSLAFVEQVLPYNQLEDYVYGTLAFSLLELGRMEDAEKAAKKGFEISKQDVWAQHALCHVLQYECHFQEAVHFMEECSSSWSSCSSFMYTHNWWHVSLCYLEGHFPMSKVLEVYDNHIWKELERIDATLPEVYLNALGLLLRVHVQGKLDIFGDRLRILAACVRDEANWYLEWHLDVLILWALAFTGELSKAEDLLKGLKSRFSMMIKKKQNIMQIGLQLAEALYEYGRGNDHKALELLGPDFDANFCKMIGASDEQLDVFNEVWYIMLLNTGQAAKAIEVIEKRIKKREGAPFMWRLLERAYQMTNSQKAAIAGEKAMALEAA
- the LOC123216911 gene encoding LEAF RUST 10 DISEASE-RESISTANCE LOCUS RECEPTOR-LIKE PROTEIN KINASE-like 1.5 → MIKLGPRFFQHPFRVFLSSLHIISRDPFFCLPLGLASSCSSSSKAPLSLLFPLFLSHTFCSDHISTLYVNNYFYIYFISFSMSCIIFSCFNHLLVVTFILCWFFAVSRAAQSCFSDQKNATAGFVCPPFTSTPPFPFSSSPGCGHPSFQVKCSSSSSNAVISINNLNFSLLHYEPNSTSLTLSPQPAKSPNACSSLHLLALPDRSINFSGSPFRVSDASCSRLSVLRSCSPLNLPNCSHCPFECKLVKNPATLVHDCESTHRFDLSSEQGCQNDILDFLDNFLESEGIQVEYDEAQDSYFSSCKSCQAQKGVCGFNSSHPNKPFICFHSKSSLSPPWIHETNRNRISIISIILALTCLLFAFSVGIAIFWSRQFKSATEEDPTTLFLHRHRSASLLPPVFTFEELEFSTNKFDAKRKIGDGGFGSVYLGQLFDGRIVAVKYLHCKQRNTPSCTKAFSTKSFCNEILILSSINHPNLIKLHGYCSDPRGLLLVYEYITNGTLADHLHGSNSLHRKGSLTWQVRLDIALQTALALEYLHFSVVPPIVHRDITTSNIFVEKDMRIKVGDFGLSRLMVLPDTTSSSSSGFVCTGPQGTPGYLDPDYHRSFRLTEKSDVYSFGVVLLELISGLKAVDQTRDKREVALADLVVSKIQLGMLHQVVDPALVDDEEAVDGVDAVAELAFRCVAADKDDRPDAKEIVEELKRIGNSRDVSNVSDVSRQK